Genomic DNA from Pygocentrus nattereri isolate fPygNat1 chromosome 11, fPygNat1.pri, whole genome shotgun sequence:
AACTTACTTTGGTCCAGCAGTAAGGTTTTTAGACTCCCAGCAACACCTATGAGGGAGTTCAAGTGCCTCCTCATCTCCTGAACTACAATTTGCTCCTCCTCTTGCATTCTCCTGATCACCATCACCTGGTCAAAGATGGCCTTCTTTGTTCTGAGATCAGCTGTTcatagaaagaaatagaaatatgtAAGCTTACAGCAAGTCAGACCTGCCAACCTGGGAATTCTTTTTGAGTAGCAACTTCTTGCGGTGGGGTGGCACAGCACATCACAGCAAGGCACGGCACAAGGTCAGGTACATTTGCACTCGGGCAACAGGTATCAGTGAATGCatgcataaaaaacaaaaacatctcaatCCAATACTcgaacatttcacaaacatttcacTCGAGCACAGAAAGCAGTCGAAGGTGACACATGGCGTGCGAAGACAATCGAGAATGAAAAAGGCGGTTTGAGCGCAACATGATGATAAACACGCACGCAGGACTTCTTGCTGTGCTCACGAGTTTCACATTCACGCTCGCAGGGGGATATTTACACAAGCGAAAtgctaaaacttaaaaaaaaaaaaagtttatattttgCATCTTGTTTTTGAGTTGCCTAGTTTTGACATTGACAATTCACAATTCCCATATCCTGCCAGTTACCTCTGAAACTGTTTAGTACAGTCCTCCCTTTAAAACCAGTCACAGTATGAAGATGGACTGAGAGGGATGAAAACTAAATTCGTTACTTTCGTTTTGACGGCTCTCCGCTTGTAGCCtgtttgaagagtttaaaaCTACCACTATGATTGGTCAAAGTCTTCCCAACTGGTTGCTGCCCAATGCAGTTACACCCATAGACAACCTGCCCAGTGCGCAAATGCACAGACAGTTGAACTCAAAGCCATCGATGGCTTTTCTCGTATTTTGAAGTGACAAATCGTAGCAGCGTAGTTTGATGTCTAAATGCGTATCTGCTACGCAAAATGCGTAAAGGTTGGCAGGTCTGGCAAGTGCTGGCTCTACCTATTAAGCAACACAAGCAGTTATTTAGGATGTATTTAGTATGCAAAAGCTACATTTGAGCTCTGTATTGTACATGTTCTTACTGGGTCCAAGATAAGTCCAGGACCACACAAAATTTTCAGTCAAGAGAAGCTCATCAACAGCAGGCAGAATGATGTCCGTCTGTTCACGTAGCTCTTCAATAGCAGAAGATAAAGCTGCCTTTTCCTCTGCAATTTTCTGGCGCATCTTATGTCGTCTCTTGTTGCTGTCTGCGGAAGAAAATATCAGTCTACTTATTCAAAGTTTACTTAATCAATATCACTATTCACTTTCACTTCACTGGAGAAATAGGCTGACAGTATTTTGTTGTACTGTACAATCCTATATAGgcataatgacaataaagttgaccTGAACTGAATATAAAGACCTGAATAACATGCacaacaatatttacataatttacatgATGTTATGTTTAGTACattacaaaagaaagaaacaatcaGTTGGCTGAAAGAAAAATTGCTAAATAATGAGGAATCATACCTGTCTGACGGTAAAGGCGATGTTTCCTCTGCATGACACTAAGGTACAGTCCTTCAATTTTCTTCTTCAGAATGACCTCCCTTGAGGCTTCACCCTCCAAACTAGAATTTGCTATTAGGAAAAAGTGactttagaataaaatattactgaataagGACACAAGATCAATATTTACTTCAGTATATTACCTTCAGGCCAGTGTTGCACCTCAGTGACCCACTGTTGGATAACAGCATCATCAATCCTTAACTCAGCTTTGAGCTCCTCCAGCTTAAGCTTATCATCTGCCACTCTCTGGACGGCCTTTAATATTACCAaatcatatcaccaaacatttttcagtattcagtaacattttaaaagcGTTAAGAACAGTTCCAGTCAGTTAAATGGGGTACCTTAGCATATCTTTGGGCCAATATTTTGTCCATGttactcattttctttttgttccacCCCATTGCCAGAACTGTGAGCATGTCTGTTCTTCCTGTAAACAAAAAGTTTGAAACATTTAACTTCATTGTAATTTCAATGGCTGTGTATCACAAATACATGTGATGGGTTTATTGTATACCAAAAAATACTTACCACCTTTAGACATGTATTTTGTGGAGATAGCAGCCCTGGACAGGAAGCTATTTACCTAACATAGATATAAATGTCAGTAATTTTTCATTATCATGCTCGAACTATCAAGTCTCATTACAACCTCTACACTTCAACAGCTACATAGTGCTTTAAATTATCTTTACCTGCTCCACTTCCTCACCAATGGTATTGCCAGCGCCTTCTTGATTGCGTCCACCCCATTTCAACTGTAACACAGTTTTTGAGAAATCTTGGGAATAGTTTTCAAATTGatttaaaattcatattttggtttgtttagCCAACAGTTTTCACATAGCTGTTGAGATTTTATACAACCTTTGCTTACCTCACATGTCCAGGAGTGTGCTTTGGCATGCATCACTGAAAGAAGTGGATGCATCTCCAATAGTCCCTGCAGTTCAGAGCACTTATTGGAGACCTTTTCCAAATACGGATAATACTTGCATGCCACATCTgaacagaaaaaggaaacatttgaGGGGGACAGTTCCTTCTGCAGATACAGAGGGTAAGCATAAATCTCCCCTCTGAACATATTCAGTGCTCTCAAAAGCACCCCATGCCGGCACACAGCGATTTCCAGCCCCTCCTCATCAATTTTTGAGGCAGATTTCCCAGAATGCTCTTTTGCAGCTGTCCATTGTGATGATCCGCACATTCCTTTCCCAGGAgtctataattaaataaaacagcacaaaaatgcaaggattagaaaagaaaaacgaaTGTGTTACACAAATAAGTAATTAATTTAAACAGATCaatgaacacaaaatataaattcttaaaaaaaaaaaaacattagtgtacatttacatgtttgGTTGCCTGCTGGATTTGAGCAACAAAACTTGACACCTCCTCATCTCTGGCCAGGAAGGTGCCATCAAAAAGTCCCTTTGTGGCACTTCTGCACAATAGAAAAAGCTAGATTTCTGTAATGCTACAAACATGAACAGCTTTTGAAACAACATGTGTTCTGTTTGAAAAAAGAAGTATTCTGAACACAACTTCATACCCTGATGCATTCTTAAATCGGTATAATTTTCTATTTCCATCCACTGATACAGCATGCATTTGTGGTGAACATGCTGTACACCGGAAGGGCTCAACTTCCAACAGTTTGTCCACCTCATGCTGCGCGTAGCACCACTCCAGAAATGACCGCTGGAATGTGTCACCACATATTTTTCCGGTcttgcaaaataacagaaaaaacacaaaggtgATGAACTAATTGTACACATACATTTCTTCAttacatgtaattaaaaaatacttCAACACATTGTGTACCACACATTATACACCACACTGACGGCCAGAGTACAGCACAGTAaagtaattagctgatgagttaaaCCAGGGGTGCTTGAGCAGGAATAAAATTACCAAACTGTGCAAAACTATCAGGGCATCCAGGTCCAGAGTTCCTTACCTCAAAATATAACAAGAACCACCAACACATTTTAACCTGTAAATGGGCATGTAAAAACCTCATGTGGGCATTTTTCACCCCAACCAAGGTCGCATACCTTCTATGTACAAATTAGAGAATAATGTAAAATAGATAAATGTATTCTACAGCACCtttaaacaaatagaaatagGTTCTGCTT
This window encodes:
- the LOC119264234 gene encoding uncharacterized protein LOC119264234 isoform X2 — protein: MDSEGDSGNKFHKLLQEAQRLAAELNPKLAKKRRSAKPVSGVVSWRQRDNSGQIIPKFPPKTYNSTTRKRSSSEVAEPVFQQPEPTPYDSAQELNALQDILRDIPPQEKGTVPLSWAERQAQSSEKWNASRSAMVKNIFLAEHTDTYICDICLQNTSVVRCRDCLPRQFLCSSCDTQIHQHILHNREAMFEGFYQPLAPNMIIQLQNDGSHQIKHEVRLLPVRLPQQCTCSPSQLKLTCGKEVILVGINGRYQLNLPTLSCSQCMKSWTTGLDELVQCGYWPATINHQTIFHVDLFQSFQDLKQLAPGLSRQAFIGMLDERTKYFGRTGKICGDTFQRSFLEWCYAQHEVDKLLEVEPFRCTACSPQMHAVSVDGNRKLYRFKNASGSATKGLFDGTFLARDEEVSSFVAQIQQATKHTPGKGMCGSSQWTAAKEHSGKSASKIDEEGLEIAVCRHGVLLRALNMFRGEIYAYPLYLQKELSPSNVSFFCSDVACKYYPYLEKVSNKCSELQGLLEMHPLLSVMHAKAHSWTCELKWGGRNQEGAGNTIGEEVEQVNSFLSRAAISTKYMSKGGRTDMLTVLAMGWNKKKMSNMDKILAQRYAKAVQRVADDKLKLEELKAELRIDDAVIQQWVTEVQHWPEANSSLEGEASREVILKKKIEGLYLSVMQRKHRLYRQTDSNKRRHKMRQKIAEEKAALSSAIEELREQTDIILPAVDELLLTENFVWSWTYLGPTDLRTKKAIFDQVMVIRRMQEEEQIVVQEMRRHLNSLIGVAGSLKTLLLDQSNGAHCGYHSMLRRRLSVVNAQVHHTKASFSLALHGEMTSQDMLSEDREEQVSDVEDTSDDDNDIDSS
- the LOC119264234 gene encoding uncharacterized protein LOC119264234 isoform X1; the encoded protein is MDSEGDSGNKFHKLLQEAQRLAAELNPKLAKKRRSAKPVSGVVSWRQRDNSGQIIPKFPPKTYNSTTRKRSSSEVAEPVFQQPEPTPYDSAQELNALQDILRDIPPQEKGTVPLSWAERQAQSSEKWNASRSAMVKNIFLAEHTDTYICDICLQNTSVVRCRDCLPRQFLCSSCDTQIHQHILHNREAMFEGFYQPLAPNMIIQLQNDGSHQIKHEVRLLPVRLPQQCTCSPSQLKLTCGKEVILVGINGRYQLNLPTLSCSQCMKSWTTGLDELVQCGYWPATINHQTIFHVDLFQSFQDLKQLAPGLSRQAFIGMLDERTKYFGRTGKICGDTFQRSFLEWCYAQHEVDKLLEVEPFRCTACSPQMHAVSVDGNRKLYRFKNASGSATKGLFDGTFLARDEEVSSFVAQIQQATKHVNTPGKGMCGSSQWTAAKEHSGKSASKIDEEGLEIAVCRHGVLLRALNMFRGEIYAYPLYLQKELSPSNVSFFCSDVACKYYPYLEKVSNKCSELQGLLEMHPLLSVMHAKAHSWTCELKWGGRNQEGAGNTIGEEVEQVNSFLSRAAISTKYMSKGGRTDMLTVLAMGWNKKKMSNMDKILAQRYAKAVQRVADDKLKLEELKAELRIDDAVIQQWVTEVQHWPEANSSLEGEASREVILKKKIEGLYLSVMQRKHRLYRQTDSNKRRHKMRQKIAEEKAALSSAIEELREQTDIILPAVDELLLTENFVWSWTYLGPTDLRTKKAIFDQVMVIRRMQEEEQIVVQEMRRHLNSLIGVAGSLKTLLLDQSNGAHCGYHSMLRRRLSVVNAQVHHTKASFSLALHGEMTSQDMLSEDREEQVSDVEDTSDDDNDIDSS